In Penaeus monodon isolate SGIC_2016 chromosome 41, NSTDA_Pmon_1, whole genome shotgun sequence, a single genomic region encodes these proteins:
- the LOC119598419 gene encoding uncharacterized protein LOC119598419 — protein MVHGKPSHPQSQGSVERANGDIKDMLVTWIVDNNSQDWSVGIKIVQFQKNAAHNSGIKCSPYSAMLGCKARVGLTSSPVPTEVVSRLESEDDLIAVKSGDDTTTTGSAASSTGSVTTSEATTNHQDQIQKCRVEAYRGQVSQAERMVKRCRLGFKVGEPGGNVAAPIPAVDRGRGDPRNILGVIVSRDLDNDQYKIAVKSGVLKGQYSRNQFDLCSQRLLSEDDVIQDTAVSLREAVITQSACGAKGFTRCNCSSLKTCSTDRCKCFKDKAKCISWCHGSINCANKC, from the exons ATGGTTCATGGGAAGCCCAGTCATCCACAAAGTCAGGGTTCTGTGGAACGTGCGAATGGTGACATCAAGGATATGTTAGTTACCTGGATTGTAGACAATAATTCACAAGACTGGTCAGTTGGTATCAAGATTGTTCAGTTTCAGAAAAATGCTGCTCACAATTCAGGGATAAAGTGCTCTCCATACTCTGCTATGCTTGGCTGTAAAGCCCGAGTTGGCCTGACTTCTTCACCTGTACCCACAGAAGTTGTCTCAAGGTTGGAGAGTGAGGATGATCTCATTGCAGTTAAGTCAggagatgatacaacaacaacaggttCTGCTGCAAGTTCTACTGGTTCAGTGACCACAAGTGAAGCGACtacaa atcaccaagaccaaattcagaaaTGTAGAGTGGAAGCATACAGAGGGCAGGTATCCCAAGCTGAGAGGATGGTCAAACGTTGTCGCTTAGGCTTTAAAGTTGGTGAGCCTGGTGGCAATGTTGCTGCCCCAATTCCAGCTGTGGATCGTGGTAGAGGAGATCCGCGGAATATCCTGGGTGTTATTGTCAGCAGAGATTTGGACAATGACCAGTATAAGATCGCTGTGAAATCGGGTGTTCTAAAGGGTCAGTATTCTAGAAACCAGTTTGACCTCTGCTCCCAGCGTTTGCTGTCAGAAGATGACGTAATTCAGGATACTGCAGTGTCACTTCGAGAAGCTGTTATTACACAATCTGCATGTGGTGCTAAGGGATTCACTAGATGCAACTGTAGTAGCCTGAAGACATGTTCAACTGACAGATGCAAGTGTTTCAAAGATAAAGCGAAATGTATCTCTTGGTGCCATGGAAGTATCAACTGTGCTAATAAATGCTGA